A region of Rhizobium grahamii DNA encodes the following proteins:
- the cheD gene encoding chemoreceptor glutamine deamidase CheD: protein MNLEVAARRVHIIQGEWKVLNDPNAVLTTILGSCVAACLRDPVAGVGGMNHFLLPGTANTPMTGGDATRYGVHLMELLINGLLKQGARRDRLEAKIFGGAKTISTFSNVGEQNAAFAVQFLKDEGIPVVGSSTGGDHGRKLEYWPVSGRARQYPLTGAETQRTVALEQRPVAPQKPVESSIEFF, encoded by the coding sequence ATGAATCTCGAGGTTGCGGCCCGCCGCGTGCACATCATTCAGGGCGAATGGAAGGTCCTGAATGATCCGAACGCGGTCTTGACGACCATTCTTGGTTCGTGTGTGGCTGCATGCCTTCGGGATCCCGTGGCCGGCGTTGGGGGAATGAATCACTTTCTTCTGCCGGGCACTGCCAACACGCCGATGACCGGCGGCGATGCCACGCGCTACGGCGTGCATCTGATGGAACTGCTGATCAACGGTCTTTTGAAGCAGGGCGCGCGGCGCGACCGCCTGGAGGCCAAGATCTTCGGCGGGGCAAAGACGATCTCGACGTTCTCGAACGTCGGCGAGCAGAATGCCGCGTTTGCCGTGCAGTTCCTGAAGGATGAAGGCATTCCTGTCGTGGGCTCCAGCACGGGTGGCGATCACGGACGCAAACTTGAGTACTGGCCGGTTTCCGGCCGGGCTCGGCAATACCCCCTGACGGGTGCGGAAACACAGAGAACCGTCGCGCTCGAACAGCGCCCGGTGGCTCCGCAAAAGCCGGTCGAAAGCAGCATCGAATTCTTCTGA
- the cheT gene encoding chemotaxis protein CheT, translating to MTFNTQTDQPSPSEALPDVLMRIVSELHDVAYLIERIEPQLLELGGGAAFLNSPESMKVMQGIDLAVQKTRGLAEFIDTITGEIPQSWVVDVATALSLVKLSEMQRALGGAMRHGHSQPLNKAAGDFDFF from the coding sequence ATGACCTTCAATACCCAAACGGACCAGCCATCGCCTTCAGAAGCGCTCCCCGACGTTCTCATGCGGATCGTTTCGGAGTTGCATGATGTCGCCTACCTGATCGAACGGATAGAACCGCAACTTCTGGAGCTCGGCGGCGGCGCCGCGTTTCTCAATTCTCCCGAAAGCATGAAAGTCATGCAGGGCATAGACCTCGCCGTCCAGAAGACGCGCGGGCTCGCGGAGTTCATCGACACCATCACCGGCGAAATACCGCAGAGCTGGGTAGTCGATGTCGCGACGGCCCTCAGCCTGGTGAAGTTGAGCGAAATGCAGCGTGCGCTGGGCGGTGCCATGCGTCATGGGCATTCGCAGCCGCTCAACAAGGCCGCAGGCGACTTTGACTTCTTCTGA
- the fliF gene encoding flagellar basal-body MS-ring/collar protein FliF, which produces MNLLNQLLQVFKNFSSLGRNKLLALAGVGVVSVALILAAALLVNKPAQETLYVGLDAADLNQISMALAESNIAFQTGTDGASISVPAGMTGKARLLLAERGLPNSANAGYELFDNVGSLGLTSFMQEVTRVRALEGEIGRTIQSINGIMAARVHIVMPEVGNFRKAEQKPTASVMIRASAATGRNAASSIRHLVASAVPGLDVGDVTILDSAGQLLASGDDASNNTLNRSLTIVQNVQGEVESNIDKALAPFLGMDNFRSSVTAELNTDSQQIQETTYDPESKVERSIRTTKEASQSQQKQSDNATTVEQNVPQAAPDSGGSNGPESQDKSDKKEEQTNYEINSKTTATTRNSYRVDKLSIAVVVNKGRIAQMVGEPADQAKIDAYLAEMQKIVASAAGINGTRGDVVTVTAMNFLENQLLEDTGSGVRVMDMLSRNLAGIINSLAFVAVAFLVIWMGVRPMVRSMTGGASIGGDTSVESAGLELPDFAPAVGGEGSGALMEGFGSDFGFDSTEDLLSLGDDDGNFNRRVKEGPERKLSRMVEINEERAAKILRKWAVENAA; this is translated from the coding sequence ATGAATCTGTTAAATCAATTACTTCAGGTCTTTAAGAACTTCAGCTCACTAGGGCGGAACAAGCTGCTGGCGCTAGCCGGCGTAGGCGTCGTGTCCGTCGCTCTCATTTTGGCTGCGGCCCTTCTCGTCAACAAGCCTGCGCAGGAAACGCTCTATGTCGGCCTCGACGCTGCCGATCTGAACCAGATCAGCATGGCGCTCGCCGAATCGAATATTGCCTTTCAGACCGGCACTGATGGCGCCAGCATCAGCGTTCCGGCCGGCATGACCGGCAAGGCGCGCCTCCTTCTCGCGGAGCGTGGTCTGCCAAACAGCGCCAACGCCGGCTACGAACTCTTCGACAACGTCGGCTCTCTCGGCCTGACGTCCTTCATGCAGGAAGTCACGCGCGTCCGCGCCCTCGAAGGCGAAATCGGCCGTACGATCCAGTCGATCAACGGCATCATGGCAGCGCGCGTTCATATCGTCATGCCTGAAGTCGGCAACTTCCGGAAGGCTGAACAGAAGCCGACGGCTTCTGTCATGATCCGCGCCAGCGCCGCGACCGGCCGCAACGCCGCAAGCTCCATCCGTCACCTCGTCGCTTCCGCCGTTCCCGGCCTCGATGTCGGCGACGTCACTATTCTCGATTCGGCCGGCCAGCTTCTCGCCTCCGGCGACGACGCGAGCAACAACACCCTGAACCGTTCGCTCACCATCGTGCAGAACGTCCAGGGCGAGGTCGAGTCCAACATCGACAAGGCGCTCGCACCGTTCCTCGGCATGGACAACTTCCGTTCCAGCGTCACCGCGGAACTGAACACCGACAGCCAGCAGATCCAGGAAACGACATACGATCCGGAATCCAAGGTCGAGCGCTCCATCCGCACGACCAAGGAAGCCTCGCAGTCGCAGCAGAAGCAGTCCGACAACGCAACGACCGTGGAGCAGAACGTTCCGCAGGCCGCACCGGACTCGGGTGGTAGCAACGGACCGGAATCGCAGGACAAGTCTGACAAGAAAGAAGAGCAGACCAACTACGAGATCAACAGCAAGACGACCGCGACCACGCGCAACAGCTATCGCGTCGACAAGCTCTCCATCGCCGTCGTCGTCAACAAGGGCCGTATCGCCCAGATGGTTGGCGAACCGGCCGACCAGGCGAAGATCGACGCCTACCTCGCTGAGATGCAGAAGATCGTGGCGTCGGCTGCCGGCATCAACGGAACCCGCGGCGACGTTGTTACCGTCACGGCGATGAACTTCCTCGAGAACCAGCTTCTCGAAGACACCGGCAGCGGCGTCCGCGTCATGGACATGCTGAGCCGCAACCTCGCAGGCATCATCAACTCGCTGGCCTTCGTCGCCGTCGCATTCCTCGTCATCTGGATGGGTGTCCGTCCGATGGTCCGCAGCATGACGGGCGGCGCCTCGATCGGTGGCGACACCTCGGTGGAAAGTGCCGGCCTGGAGCTGCCCGATTTCGCACCTGCGGTTGGCGGCGAAGGTTCCGGCGCCCTCATGGAAGGCTTCGGATCGGACTTCGGCTTCGACAGCACGGAAGATCTGCTCAGCCTTGGCGACGACGACGGCAACTTCAACCGCCGCGTCAAGGAAGGCCCGGAGCGCAAGCTTTCGAGGATGGTCGAAATCAACGAGGAGCGCGCCGCGAAAATCCTCAGGAAATGGGCAGTCGAGAACGCTGCCTAA
- the visN gene encoding transcriptional regulator VisN, which translates to MDMHILQALKSDTHTANFVGLAATNLSSRDELICQLSEAVGTGRLQPGLRILTDYVGASHYLLARADLVQEAGLDFVVSSDWPFDLVTNLAETFVGGFARATELEKCMQLFRPQFALLPETADVPDGASQQYCSLLFNIGRSRLALMFLFDDGFILSQERLRDVGLLTAYFTSLLQCGVAKSDRDFELTDRELECLFWIAEGKTSDEIAMILGISRNTINNYITSVMRKTATKTRSEAIAFAVRNNLV; encoded by the coding sequence ATGGACATGCATATATTGCAAGCTCTCAAGAGCGATACGCACACGGCAAACTTCGTTGGCCTTGCCGCAACCAACTTGTCATCACGCGACGAACTTATTTGTCAGTTGAGCGAGGCTGTCGGCACGGGTAGGTTGCAGCCTGGGCTTCGGATCCTGACCGACTATGTGGGCGCATCGCATTACCTGCTTGCGCGCGCTGACCTCGTGCAGGAAGCTGGCCTCGACTTCGTGGTGTCGTCCGACTGGCCGTTCGATCTGGTAACCAATCTGGCGGAAACGTTTGTGGGCGGCTTTGCGCGGGCGACGGAGCTCGAGAAGTGCATGCAGCTCTTCCGACCGCAGTTTGCGCTGCTGCCGGAGACCGCAGACGTTCCCGATGGCGCCAGCCAGCAGTATTGCTCTCTCCTCTTCAATATCGGCCGCTCGCGGCTCGCCCTGATGTTCCTGTTCGATGATGGCTTCATCCTCTCGCAGGAGCGGCTGCGGGACGTCGGCCTGCTGACGGCCTATTTCACCAGCCTGCTGCAGTGCGGCGTGGCCAAGAGCGATCGGGATTTCGAACTGACGGATCGCGAACTGGAATGCCTCTTCTGGATCGCAGAGGGCAAGACCAGCGACGAAATCGCCATGATCCTCGGCATCTCGCGCAACACAATCAACAACTACATCACCAGCGTCATGCGGAAAACGGCAAC